The following are encoded in a window of Falco biarmicus isolate bFalBia1 chromosome 8, bFalBia1.pri, whole genome shotgun sequence genomic DNA:
- the EGR1 gene encoding early growth response protein 1: MAMYVRAGAGCGRWDPIYRGGSGAGGEPSASSGQSRGEPRAGGRAGGRRGGGSRALPAGSAGATAAQGTQQATAAPPQPARPPGQRRQRPRPSDPEPGALMAAAKAEMQLLPPLQIADPFGAFPHSPPAMDTHYPKLEEMMLLSGGGPQFLAPPGAPESAGFGAAGEPGEQHFEHLAADTFPEMSLNNEKALPETSYPNQTTRLPPITYTGRFSLEPAPNSSNTLWPEPLFSLVSGLVGMANAPPTSTPSSSSPSSSAQSPPLSCSVQASENSPIYSAAPTFPSSSSDIFPEPQTQSFPNPSGAPIQYPPPAYPTAKANFQVPMIPDYLFPQQQGEISLVPTDQKPFPTLETRAQQPSLTPLSTIKAFATQTGSQELKTLNTNYQSQLIKPSRMRKYPNRPSKTPPHERPYACPVESCDRRFSRSDELTRHIRIHTGQKPFQCRICMRNFSRSDHLTTHIRTHTGEKPFACDICGRKFARSDERKRHTKIHLRQKDKKVEKAAPVSTASPIPAYSSSVTTSYPSSIATTYPSPVRTVYSSPAPSSYPSPAHTTFPSPSIATTYPSGTATFQTQVATSFSSPGVTNNFSSQVTSTLSDMTSAFSPRTIEIC; this comes from the exons ATGGCCATGTACGtcagggccggggcgggctgcggccGGTGGGACCCGATATATAGAGGCGGCtccggggcgggcggggagccgAGCGCGTCCAGCGGGCAGAGCCGGGGGGAgccccgggcgggcgggcgggcgggcgggcggcggggaggagggagccGGGCACTTCcagcgggcagcgccggggccaCCGCGGCGCAGGGCACGCAGCAGGCGAcggccgccccgccgcagccGGCCCGTCCGCCGGGCCAACGGCGGCAGCGCCCCCGCCCGTCGGACCCCGAGCCCGGCGCCCTCATGGCCGCGGCCAAGGCGGAGATGCAGCTCCTGCCCCCGCTGCAGATCGCCGACCCCTTCGGCGCCTTCCCGCACTCGCCCCCCGCCATGGACACGCACTACCCCAAGCTGGAGGAGATGATGCTGCTCAGCGGCGGGGGGCCGCAGTTCCTCGCCCCCCCTGGGGCGCCCGAAAGCGCGGGCTTCGGCGCCGCCGGCGAGCCCGGGGAGCAGCACTTCGAGCACCTGGCAGCAG ACACTTTCCCCGAGATGTCCCTCAACAACGAGAAAGCCCTGCCAGAAACCAGCTATCCCAACCAAACGACGCGGCTGCCGCCCATAACCTACACCGGGCGCTTCTCCCTGGAGCCGGCCCCCAACAGCAGCAACACCCTGTGGCCAGAGCCCCTCTTCAGCCTCGTCAGCGGGCTGGTGGGCATGGCGAACGCACCCCCCACCTCTACGCCTTCTTCGTCGTCGCCGTCCTCCTCCGCGCAGAGTCCCCCTCTGAGCTGCTCTGTCCAAGCCAGCGAGAACAGCCCCATCTACTCAGCCGCACCGACTTTTCCCAGTTCCAGCTCTGACATTTTCCCTGAACCACAAACCCAGTCCTTTCCCAACCCCTCTGGAGCCCCCATCCAGTACCCACCTCCAGCTTACCCGACTGCTAAAGCCAACTTCCAGGTGCCAATGATCCCGGATTACCTGTTCCCGCAGCAGCAGGGTGAGATCAGCCTTGTTCCAACCGACCAGAAGCCCTTCCCAACCTTGGAGACCAGAGCACAGCAGCCTTCCCTCACACCGCTGTCCACCATCAAGGCGTTCGCCACCCAGACTGGCTCCCAAGAGCTGAAGACCCTCAACACTAACTATCAGTCCCAGCTGATCAAGCCCAGCAGGATGAGGAAATACCCAAACCGTCCCAGCAAGACCCCTCCTCATGAGCGACCCTACGCCTGCCCGGTGGAGTCCTGTGACCGGCGGTTTTCACGGTCCGACGAGCTAACGCGGCACATCCGCATCCACACGGGACAGAAGCCTTTCCAGTGCCGCATCTGCATGCGGAACTTCAGCAGGAGCGACCACTTGACTACACACATCCGCACGCACACAGGAGAGAAGCCATTTGCCTGTGACATTTGTGGCAGAAAGTTTGCCAGAAGCGATGAGAGGAAGAGACACACTAAAATCCACCTAAGGcagaaggacaagaaggtgGAAAAGGCAGCTCCTGTCTCCACTGCTTCTCCCATTCCTGCCTACTCATCCTCTGTGACTACGTCCTACCCTTCATCCATTGCCACCACTTACCCCTCGCCAGTGCGCACAGTGTattcctcccctgctccctctTCCTACCCCTCCCCTGCACACACCACATTCCCGTCTCCCTCTATAGCGACCACTTACCCCTCTGGCACTGCCACTTTTCAGACCCAAGTGGCCACCTCCTTCTCATCTCCAGGGGTCACCAACAATTTCAGCTCACAGGTGACCTCAACACTTTCAGACATGACGTCAGCCTTTTCCCCAAGGACAATTGAGATTTGCTGA